The Gloeocapsa sp. DLM2.Bin57 genomic sequence GCTGGTTTTTGACGATTTCTGTCCTACTTCATTTGTGGGGCTGCCGAATGTGGGTACCAAGATTCCTCTGATAACGTCTGATGGCATGATTTCCGCCTGTGGCATAGATAATTCTACCTAGGTAAAAAACAAACTGCCATTGCTGCGATTTGGGTGCTTGTAATAACATACTACCAGAAAACTCTGATTTCTGCAATTCAACTAACAATCCCCCTTGTTTTTTGTCTAGGGAAGCGTTAAATAATTTTTGGGAATAAATAGTTAAAGTCATTCTTCTTTACTGTGATGTTGTTTTGACTACGCAGGGAAATTAGTTTAGGCAATAATTTAGTGCTATGATGTATAGTTTTGTCTCAATGCTCATAATTTATTTAAACATATTTTTAGATTTTACGCAATATTTCTTTACAATCGACCTGTCAAACTTCTATTTACGCATAAACACTTAAATAATTATCCGTAAATAAGTAAAATAAGTTGCCCTCTAACTATTTTCCCTAACAAAGATAGTAAATTTAACTAGTTAATTATACGTAAAAACTTTGACTTAAATAATTGGGTTTCTAGTTTTTTTATAGTTATAGTTAATTAGCTAACTTTGAATTATTCTTACTAATATACCCTGGGCAAAACATTATTTTGGTATATTAATACATATTTTAATAATTATTTAAGATTTTCCTTTTTGTTCTGAGTAAAAATACTATAGATCTATATTTTCCAATAATTGTCAATCTACGTCAACACGTAACAACAAATAAATTGCCTGTTGGTCTAGTATTTCGTAGTTTTTTTGGTTAAGATAGAAATTTTCTAACCTATCAATATAAGTTACAATTAATACTGAATCAACAGAATCCTGTTGAAGTGTTTCCCAATAATCAGTAAAACTGTTACTAGTGCGGAAAAATTTAAGATTATTTCCCGAATAAAAAACTAGACTTGGTTTTCTAAATCCTAACATCAAGATTTCTTCTGCTGGTTGCTTAAATTCCACTATGCTATTAGCTAGATTTCTTAAGGGATATTGACGAACTGTATCCATTAAAAAAGTGGTAGGTATTAAGACGAATAAAAAGAAGAAAATAAAGGTGATTATATTACTCCAAATAATCCAACGCCATTGTTTTCTGATTAAGAGAAATATTAGAGATAATCCACAGACAAACCAGATTAATCCAGCTAAAACAGGAATACCAGAAGTAGCTAAAATTTGGGGTAAATCAGCAACAGCAACATCAACATCAATAAATCGAGGACTTAACCAAAAAGCAATAGCTAAAACAAAGACAAAAATCAGATTAATAATGATGCTGATCAACATCGAGGTAGAGTATTTAGCTTCACCCCAATATAAACTTATCAATATACTAGCAGCGGGAATTAAAGGTAAAATATAACTCGGTAATTTAGTCGAAGCGATGCTAAAGAAAACGAAGATAGCTATTACCCAAATCACAGCAAATAGAGGTAATTGTTCAGGAGGAGATTGTTGACTCCAAAAACGACGACGCCAAAATTCTGTATTAGCGATCGCCCCTGGTAAATAAAGTGACCAAGGGATAAATAAAATCAACAACACAATAAAATAATAATACCAAGGTCCAGGGTGGTTACTGACAACTTCGGTGAAGCGTTGTACATTGTGATAACCAAAGAAAGTCTCAATATAATCACTGTGACGCTGACTGATTAATACAAACCAGGGAACAGCGATAACCGAGAAAATTACTGTCAACCAAATAATCCCCATTTCCCCGACAACGGTTTTGCACTTACCTACGTATAATAAAAAAGCTAAGATAATTAAACCAGGTAAAACCACTCCTACTGGACCTTTGGCTAAGACAGCTAAAGCCAGAGAAACAGCAGATAGGCTATACCATAAAGAGGGAAATTGCCATAGACTTAGGGTTGTTTTGCGTTGAGAAGCTTCAGCATATCCTGTAAAGAAGCATAATAAGCCACAACCCATACCAGCACTTAACAGCATATCAGAAACACCAGTACGTCCCCAAGCCAGACTATAGAAATTAAAACTAAGGATAGCAGGAACTAACCAAGCACTATTACTACTTTTATGAAAGCGTAAGACGGTGTAAAAAGAGACAAAAGTTAGAACGATCGCCCCTAAAGCTGATGGTAATCTTACTCCCCAGGTATTGACTCCGAATAAGTGAAAAGCGATCGCCATTCCCCAATAAATTAAAGGAGGTTTATCAAATCTAGTTTCCCCATTATAATAAGGGGTAATCCAATCACCAGTAAGAAACATCCCCTTACCTGCTTCAGCAAAAAGGGGTTCTGTTTCATCTACTAAACCTGTACTACCTAAAAACAATAAAAAAGCTAGAGAACACAAGACCCCACAATAAATTATAGCTTTGCTCATGCTAATATTTCCACCACACCTTGTTGACCATTGATTCTCACTCGTTGACCATCTTTTAGTACTTGTGTGGCATTTTGCAAATCCATGATCGCAGGTATGCCATATTCACGAGCAATAATAGCACCGTGAGAGAGACGACCTCCTACTTCAGAGATGATACCACCCGCGCGAACTAAAAAAGGTCCCCACCCTGAGTCAGTATAAGGTACAACGACGATCATTTCTTGATTAATCTCTTTAATTTCTTCTAGGTTGCGAATAATTTTGATTATTCCTGTTTTTTCCCCCCAACTAGCACCAATT encodes the following:
- a CDS encoding glycosyltransferase family 39 protein, which gives rise to MSKAIIYCGVLCSLAFLLFLGSTGLVDETEPLFAEAGKGMFLTGDWITPYYNGETRFDKPPLIYWGMAIAFHLFGVNTWGVRLPSALGAIVLTFVSFYTVLRFHKSSNSAWLVPAILSFNFYSLAWGRTGVSDMLLSAGMGCGLLCFFTGYAEASQRKTTLSLWQFPSLWYSLSAVSLALAVLAKGPVGVVLPGLIILAFLLYVGKCKTVVGEMGIIWLTVIFSVIAVPWFVLISQRHSDYIETFFGYHNVQRFTEVVSNHPGPWYYYFIVLLILFIPWSLYLPGAIANTEFWRRRFWSQQSPPEQLPLFAVIWVIAIFVFFSIASTKLPSYILPLIPAASILISLYWGEAKYSTSMLISIIINLIFVFVLAIAFWLSPRFIDVDVAVADLPQILATSGIPVLAGLIWFVCGLSLIFLLIRKQWRWIIWSNIITFIFFFLFVLIPTTFLMDTVRQYPLRNLANSIVEFKQPAEEILMLGFRKPSLVFYSGNNLKFFRTSNSFTDYWETLQQDSVDSVLIVTYIDRLENFYLNQKNYEILDQQAIYLLLRVDVD